A genomic window from Terriglobia bacterium includes:
- the peaA gene encoding quinohemoprotein amine dehydrogenase subunit alpha yields MNRKQGIGLLTLLWSLLACAVAVQAEGLPIKSQLVRDTCGACHQVDSEQRMSRISYVRKTPEGWEETIRRMVRLHKLQISPADARQVVQYLADNQGLTASELDKISYALEFREQTEQIPNDAVKAACATCHSYAKIAAQRRSREEWFKLKDFLLAMFPTIVYQHRQIDWTHTADEALAWLADQYPLETPEWRREKGQPPPGAGRWLVIGHQPGQGDYAGIIRVTDTPDGGRQTQTSVEFADGTRMSSSGKGRWFGGYSWRGSSEWQDGRKAREVMHLSADGKVLRGRWFILQHTELGAEEVRYRIEEGQARLAAVFPQAVKRGATVALMIYGANLPDVMKPGALNLGDGITIEKISEASAEKIIVQAKVSPDAKIGLRDVRAGAVTGAGLLAVYDAVDYLRVSPQSILARVGGERYPKKFAQFEAHAFSNGADGVAGSADDLDLGPVKASWKLGEAFTSYDDNDLLFVGSIDQNGLFTPAVEGPNPARRRSTNNAGDVWAEASYTPVGASQELKARAFLLVSVPVYRMNLIP; encoded by the coding sequence ATGAACCGGAAGCAAGGGATTGGTTTGCTCACGCTTCTCTGGAGTCTGCTCGCCTGTGCCGTTGCGGTGCAGGCCGAGGGCTTACCTATTAAGAGCCAGTTGGTTCGTGATACGTGCGGCGCGTGTCACCAGGTTGATTCCGAGCAGCGCATGAGCCGCATCTCCTACGTCCGGAAAACACCGGAAGGATGGGAGGAGACGATCAGGCGCATGGTGCGGCTTCACAAGCTGCAGATCTCGCCGGCAGACGCCCGTCAGGTTGTCCAGTATCTTGCGGACAATCAAGGCCTGACTGCTTCCGAACTGGACAAGATCTCCTACGCGTTGGAGTTCCGTGAGCAGACCGAGCAAATTCCGAACGATGCCGTGAAAGCCGCCTGCGCCACGTGCCATAGCTACGCCAAAATAGCGGCGCAGCGGCGCAGCAGGGAGGAATGGTTCAAGCTGAAGGACTTCCTCCTGGCCATGTTTCCCACCATTGTTTACCAGCACCGGCAAATCGACTGGACGCACACGGCCGACGAAGCCCTGGCCTGGCTGGCCGATCAGTACCCTCTGGAGACCCCGGAATGGCGGCGCGAAAAGGGACAGCCTCCTCCCGGCGCGGGCCGCTGGCTGGTAATCGGCCACCAGCCGGGTCAAGGTGACTACGCCGGTATCATCCGTGTTACGGATACCCCCGATGGAGGCCGGCAGACGCAGACCTCCGTGGAGTTTGCCGACGGCACCAGGATGAGCAGCTCCGGCAAGGGGCGGTGGTTTGGCGGCTATTCTTGGCGAGGCAGCTCCGAATGGCAGGACGGGCGCAAGGCGCGCGAGGTGATGCATCTCTCCGCGGATGGGAAGGTCCTGCGCGGCCGGTGGTTTATCCTGCAACACACGGAATTGGGCGCGGAGGAGGTTCGCTACCGGATCGAGGAGGGCCAAGCGCGCCTTGCGGCAGTTTTCCCCCAGGCGGTGAAGCGGGGAGCCACTGTGGCGCTCATGATCTACGGCGCAAACCTGCCGGATGTCATGAAACCCGGCGCTCTGAACTTGGGCGATGGCATCACAATCGAGAAAATCAGCGAAGCGTCAGCGGAGAAGATCATCGTTCAGGCGAAAGTCTCGCCCGATGCCAAGATCGGTTTACGGGACGTGCGCGCCGGCGCGGTTACCGGCGCGGGATTGCTGGCCGTCTATGACGCCGTGGATTACCTCCGCGTTTCCCCGCAGAGCATTTTGGCCCGAGTGGGCGGTGAGCGTTATCCAAAGAAGTTCGCGCAGTTCGAAGCGCATGCGTTCAGCAATGGGGCCGATGGTGTGGCCGGATCGGCCGACGATCTGGACCTGGGCCCGGTGAAGGCTTCTTGGAAACTGGGGGAAGCCTTTACTTCCTACGATGACAACGATCTGCTTTTTGTCGGCAGCATCGACCAGAACGGCCTGTTCACCCCCGCGGTCGAAGGGCCGAACCCGGCGCGCCGGCGCAGTACGAACAATGCCGGCGATGTCTGGGCGGAGGCCAGCTATACACCGGTGGGCGCTAGTCAGGAATTGAAGGCCCGGGCATTCCTGCTGGTCAGCGTTCCTGTCTACCGGATGAACCTCATACCCTGA
- the peaB gene encoding quinohemoprotein amine dehydrogenase maturation protein — MFVASVTAIFGLDELGAELLQFLRPQSGTLAATAAIQVPASRHVSLREIFSTFRARYTRQQIVETLKELRGIGALRFLGFRDQGLQEPPPQLPPLPFPQRTLVLSVANDCNLGCSYCFAAQGDYGGPRRMMSQETARSSVDFLLANSGEHKTVTLVFFGGEPLMNLAEIKRLVAYANEAGRKAGKQVEFTMTTNATYLTPEVIGFLSDNAIGVSVSIDGPKKYHDLRRTYKDGHGSYDFIHPRILNLLRNHKTRQVAARATLTHGVTAVRECFWHLMEMGFHEAGFAPVTSAAQQDYALTPEELWDVLDEFRHLAGIYVQRALRNEYLGFSNLTNLLSELHAGYVKAYPCGAGLGLLGVGASGDLHLCHRFLESSEHRMGNVREGLDLEKQSEFLRRAHLSNKTGCQTCWVRHICSGGCHHEAYTRHGRMYEANSHYCEWIRTWINLGLECYVEIMDKNPGFIERYIEKRGAGRS; from the coding sequence GTGTTTGTTGCGTCGGTTACGGCGATCTTCGGCCTGGATGAGCTGGGTGCGGAACTGTTGCAATTCCTGCGGCCGCAGAGCGGGACACTGGCGGCGACCGCGGCAATTCAGGTGCCCGCGTCCCGGCACGTTTCTCTCCGGGAAATCTTTTCCACATTCCGGGCGCGCTACACACGGCAGCAGATCGTGGAAACGTTGAAGGAACTCCGCGGGATCGGGGCCTTGCGCTTTCTGGGCTTTCGGGATCAGGGACTGCAAGAGCCGCCCCCGCAGCTTCCGCCGCTTCCTTTCCCGCAGCGCACCCTGGTCCTCAGCGTGGCCAATGATTGCAATCTCGGCTGCAGTTACTGCTTCGCCGCGCAGGGCGACTACGGCGGACCGCGGCGCATGATGAGTCAGGAGACTGCGCGGAGCAGCGTGGACTTTTTGCTCGCCAATTCCGGCGAGCACAAGACCGTGACGCTGGTTTTCTTCGGTGGAGAACCGCTGATGAATCTGGCGGAGATCAAGCGGCTGGTGGCTTACGCGAACGAGGCCGGACGCAAGGCTGGCAAGCAGGTGGAATTCACGATGACCACCAACGCCACGTATCTCACCCCCGAGGTCATCGGCTTTCTAAGCGACAATGCCATCGGCGTCAGCGTAAGCATTGATGGACCGAAAAAATACCATGACCTGCGGCGGACCTATAAGGATGGGCACGGGTCCTACGACTTTATCCACCCGCGCATTCTGAACCTGCTGCGCAACCACAAGACCCGCCAGGTTGCGGCGCGTGCGACCCTCACCCATGGGGTTACCGCAGTGCGGGAATGTTTCTGGCACCTCATGGAGATGGGGTTCCACGAAGCGGGCTTCGCTCCAGTCACCTCTGCCGCGCAGCAGGACTATGCCCTGACACCGGAGGAATTGTGGGACGTGCTGGACGAATTCCGGCACCTCGCCGGAATTTACGTGCAACGCGCGCTCCGTAACGAGTACCTGGGCTTTTCCAACCTTACCAATCTCCTTTCGGAACTGCACGCGGGCTATGTAAAGGCCTATCCCTGCGGTGCGGGTCTCGGACTGCTGGGTGTGGGCGCCAGCGGAGACCTGCATCTGTGCCACCGCTTTCTCGAGTCGAGTGAGCACCGCATGGGCAATGTGCGCGAGGGCCTGGACCTCGAGAAACAGTCCGAATTCTTGCGTCGCGCCCATTTGAGCAACAAGACCGGCTGTCAGACCTGCTGGGTGCGGCATATCTGTTCCGGTGGCTGCCACCACGAGGCGTACACCCGCCACGGGCGGATGTATGAGGCCAATTCGCATTACTGTGAATGGATTCGCACCTGGATCAACCTGGGGCTGGAGTGCTACGTGGAAATCATGGACAAGAATCCCGGGTTCATCGAGCGGTATATCGAGAAGCGAGGAGCAGGAAGATCATGA
- the qhpC gene encoding quinohemoprotein amine dehydrogenase subunit gamma — MKHVKALNKKARMFEEKQQERAAAAEEGDVRAMQNQTLGCSLVFDPGWETDSTGGVTGLCQPVESDLYGCYDDCWWPAQLPDQLTNYLEWADKCAAAERDWRQLDLIYP; from the coding sequence ATGAAACACGTGAAGGCGCTCAATAAGAAGGCAAGAATGTTCGAAGAGAAGCAGCAGGAACGCGCGGCGGCGGCCGAAGAGGGCGACGTGCGCGCCATGCAGAACCAGACGCTGGGCTGCTCCCTGGTCTTCGATCCCGGGTGGGAAACCGATTCCACCGGCGGTGTGACCGGCCTGTGCCAGCCGGTGGAGTCCGATCTGTACGGTTGTTATGACGACTGCTGGTGGCCGGCTCAGCTGCCCGACCAGCTCACCAACTACCTGGAGTGGGCGGACAAGTGTGCGGCGGCAGAACGGGATTGGCGCCAGCTGGATCTGATTTATCCATAG